From a single Deltaproteobacteria bacterium genomic region:
- a CDS encoding GAF domain-containing protein, with protein sequence MSLFHKSVFTVALGLVAAIFAAACSAKHFIETARLEEAFGRHHSAVAKSAARMLRPEDFRTPTAAPAQRQLRAFAQELSAPEVARIAVWSRDQRVLFSDHQPLIGKRFPERSDLARVLKEGQPSFERREHDTQMFAQAGPSDFLDVYVPIRAGAGTAISGAVEIFLDSQAILAPVQRQIRYTVLALALSGLLAFGLAFFLRSIIRRAHQERARREKVEKLVGELAGDAMQLDFGALTKKLQDKARDLLNVDIVEIEVWDKEQLKALTGADAEGMPIGKKTAQDSEWIFKNRQPLLIQDIGTTADTAAPVQLGRRGVKGYLGVPLISRNNKTVGVLRLLSRSTGNLSGELELLQQLASGVALALENLRLQEQNREQGLKLDIAGQKLTDHATEITRSTYEIEQLAHALSRDLQEPLRVVASSINHLAKNYAPKLDATAQECIHHTLDGAKRMHTMISDVLGYARVAANHGRTFAPVDSAAVLRKILERLRTAMSEKGAVVTHDKLPVIEADEAQLGQLLENLLRNAIKYCASGVPRVHVSCGKDYGFWCFKVKDNGVGIEPEFTERIFAIFERLHTTEAYPGTGMGLSVCKKIVEGHGGKIWVESQPGAGSTFCFTVPFKPAASPPRTSAKSSSPGLRAER encoded by the coding sequence TTGAGCCTATTCCACAAAAGCGTGTTCACAGTTGCGCTCGGGTTAGTCGCTGCGATTTTCGCCGCGGCTTGCAGCGCTAAGCACTTCATCGAAACAGCCCGCCTCGAAGAGGCGTTTGGCCGCCATCACAGCGCAGTCGCGAAAAGCGCTGCGCGGATGTTGCGGCCGGAAGACTTCAGAACGCCCACGGCGGCACCAGCGCAGCGCCAGCTGCGCGCCTTTGCGCAGGAGCTGAGCGCGCCGGAAGTTGCACGCATCGCGGTTTGGAGCCGCGATCAGCGTGTCCTATTCTCAGACCACCAGCCGCTCATCGGTAAACGTTTTCCCGAGCGCAGCGACCTGGCGCGAGTCCTGAAGGAGGGGCAGCCATCGTTCGAGCGGCGTGAGCACGATACACAAATGTTCGCGCAGGCTGGGCCAAGCGACTTTCTCGACGTCTACGTGCCCATTCGCGCCGGCGCCGGCACTGCGATAAGCGGCGCCGTTGAAATTTTCCTAGACAGCCAGGCTATCCTCGCCCCAGTGCAACGCCAGATACGCTATACCGTTTTGGCCCTGGCCCTGAGCGGCCTCCTCGCCTTCGGCCTTGCTTTCTTCCTGAGATCGATCATCCGCCGCGCCCACCAGGAGCGCGCGCGCCGCGAAAAAGTCGAGAAACTCGTCGGCGAGCTCGCCGGCGATGCTATGCAGCTCGACTTCGGTGCCTTAACCAAAAAACTGCAGGACAAAGCTCGTGATCTGTTGAATGTCGACATCGTCGAAATCGAAGTTTGGGACAAAGAACAACTCAAAGCCCTCACCGGCGCGGACGCCGAGGGGATGCCTATCGGCAAGAAAACGGCGCAGGACAGCGAATGGATTTTCAAAAACCGCCAACCGCTGCTCATCCAAGATATCGGAACGACCGCCGACACGGCTGCCCCCGTGCAGCTCGGCCGGCGCGGCGTCAAAGGCTACTTGGGTGTGCCGCTCATTAGCCGGAACAATAAAACTGTCGGTGTCTTGCGCCTGCTGTCCCGCTCCACCGGAAATTTGTCCGGCGAATTGGAGCTCCTGCAACAACTGGCCAGCGGCGTCGCGCTCGCCCTGGAAAACCTTCGCTTGCAGGAGCAAAACCGCGAGCAGGGGCTCAAGCTCGACATCGCCGGGCAGAAACTCACCGATCATGCCACGGAAATCACTCGATCCACCTACGAAATCGAGCAACTGGCACACGCGTTGTCGCGCGACTTACAGGAGCCTTTGCGCGTGGTCGCCAGCTCCATCAACCACTTGGCGAAAAACTACGCCCCCAAGCTGGACGCCACCGCACAGGAATGCATCCATCACACCCTTGACGGCGCCAAGCGCATGCACACGATGATCAGCGATGTGCTGGGCTACGCCCGGGTTGCGGCTAACCATGGGAGGACATTCGCCCCGGTCGATAGCGCCGCGGTGCTCCGAAAAATCCTGGAACGGCTGCGCACCGCCATGAGCGAAAAGGGCGCCGTCGTAACCCACGACAAACTCCCCGTCATCGAAGCCGACGAGGCGCAGCTCGGGCAGCTGTTAGAAAACCTACTGCGCAACGCGATCAAATACTGCGCCAGCGGCGTGCCGCGGGTGCATGTGAGCTGCGGCAAGGACTACGGCTTTTGGTGCTTCAAAGTGAAGGATAACGGCGTCGGCATCGAGCCAGAGTTTACCGAGCGGATTTTTGCCATCTTCGAGCGCCTCCATACCACCGAAGCGTACCCCGGCACGGGTATGGGTCTATCGGTCTGCAAGAAAATTGTTGAAGGCCACGGCGGCAAAATTTGGGTCGAGTCCCAACCGGGAGCGGGGTCGACGTTTTGTTTTACCGTGCCGTTCAAGCCTGCGGCGAGCCCACCGCGCACGAGCGCAAAGTCGAGCAGCCCCGGCTTACGCGCCGAGCGCTAA
- a CDS encoding ABC transporter substrate-binding protein yields MKKLVLETTSPFQGLPELVAYDEGLFEKEGLQIEWADRDEAGVKEVNEHVDSTKGVTPFASHGTLFEQGKADMYNACEWGNYCRVGATSAGSRQIGRRAIITYAAIVVRPQSPVLVPQQLANRTVGVPFFAGTHYIALHLLEGFLTRDQIKVVRAPSGSRNRYNMMMKGEIEATTLTEPYLSLAEKNGCRALCGAFFHGTEVASDKVDAETYAAFNRAVREAVRRINANKKAYMHYFIDYHKAKDPEIGTLKVEDLRESRLLVTDPAPIPADELQRTYEWVKSWGMLEETETPLALVNLDVQQKAHANASAPGDIS; encoded by the coding sequence ATGAAGAAGCTCGTATTGGAAACCACTTCACCTTTTCAGGGACTGCCTGAGCTCGTGGCCTACGACGAAGGACTGTTCGAGAAGGAAGGGTTACAGATCGAATGGGCCGACCGCGACGAAGCTGGCGTCAAGGAGGTCAACGAGCACGTCGATTCGACCAAAGGTGTCACGCCATTCGCCAGCCACGGAACTCTATTCGAGCAAGGCAAGGCCGACATGTACAACGCTTGTGAATGGGGCAACTATTGCCGCGTCGGCGCCACCTCGGCGGGTAGCCGGCAAATCGGCCGGCGCGCCATCATTACCTATGCTGCCATCGTGGTGCGGCCGCAGTCGCCGGTGCTCGTGCCGCAGCAGCTCGCCAACCGCACGGTGGGCGTGCCGTTCTTTGCGGGCACGCACTACATCGCGCTGCATTTGCTGGAAGGTTTTTTGACTCGCGATCAGATCAAGGTCGTCCGCGCCCCTAGCGGGTCGCGCAACCGCTACAACATGATGATGAAGGGTGAGATCGAAGCGACGACATTGACGGAGCCCTATCTATCACTGGCCGAAAAGAACGGTTGCCGGGCGCTCTGCGGCGCATTTTTTCATGGCACTGAAGTCGCCTCCGACAAAGTGGACGCCGAGACTTACGCGGCGTTCAACCGCGCCGTGCGCGAAGCGGTGCGGCGGATCAACGCCAACAAGAAAGCCTACATGCACTACTTCATCGACTATCACAAAGCCAAAGACCCCGAGATCGGCACACTGAAAGTCGAAGACCTGCGCGAAAGCCGTCTGCTGGTGACCGACCCGGCGCCGATTCCGGCCGACGAGCTGCAGCGCACCTACGAATGGGTCAAGAGCTGGGGCATGCTCGAAGAAACCGAGACGCCGCTGGCGCTGGTCAACTTGGATGTGCAGCAGAAGGCGCACGCGAACGCGTCAGCGCCAGGAGATATCTCTTAG